A stretch of Planococcus citri chromosome 5, ihPlaCitr1.1, whole genome shotgun sequence DNA encodes these proteins:
- the LOC135849523 gene encoding retinal-specific phospholipid-transporting ATPase ABCA4-like isoform X1, translated as MIFTKFKLLMWKNVRLRRYHWIVTLIELILPILIAFLLTQVTSSQNTSSISKKKATIHSPVSRKDFVEKTKSITLYYAPSNRATDDFMDKIKSKFESIEGFANEAELEAAIKKNDEKILLSMGIFFKNIVSKDSFPNKLSYSLRNTDKWDTGDLYPVVDKPGPSYESFYSYRYYSAVQFVLNENFIRMKTRTELPQLELELFPYPEYTSDKNPRALISLVVGVFVMLTILILSIPLINDIIEEKDSGVKELMKISGLDEWMIWCGWFVHAIIISIISFPIVTWILTHPFNEPGSEAMHFVQYSVLLTLIILYCIANIFFCFTFSSVFHKAGIASSVFVICFALLFTGIGYLISEKSSNTLLKLFTITPLGAFMLGFRHLGYHEVQGIEFTWSSLTLSENDDRVSSLFCILMLVFDTFLYMFLTFYITNVNPGKFGARKSPLFLFESLFSSCLNRNSREIPLNNSGHAKDSDSQFFESPPSTLETAIEIKNLHKQFGSVYAVNGVNLNVYHGEMTALLGHNGAGKTTTMSIMTGLTSPSSGSIYFKNMDIFQNMESFRRHLGMCPQENRTMPYLSVMDHLLFFGQLKGVSLKEAKIEANEYLNMMEMQSKKNSLAKELSGGMKRKLCLSIALMGKAQVLILDEPTSGMDVQSRRKLWDLLLELRGKRTIIFTTHYMEEADALGDRIAIMNHGLIVCHGTPIFLKKAYATGYELTITKTSQESLNISQIVQSILPQASLEFESATEVIYKLPLTETSKFPVLFRNLESGMAELGIQHMGLAATTMEQVFLKVGGTSAHDAKSSTNPRASYSNGSGDYRYLKYEDGVTLALQQIAQLFKKKFLFTSRNLFTILTRIIIPTLIGVYMINLLPSTEVDNSPEPALDLSMSTYANSIAVLRNNGDNSNLDKYLSEYIAEKGRSVINAGNSPIEDELLQRARDLYSYNKNYISAFELSSTGMKLLFNPKLIHSLPITITTFSNALLRSITKNNLYQIETFNHPVPKAFERVGDHGICGPVNELKLLAFYFLWFSAAAFYTVDLMSYFSTFVNMERIDGFFHIQMMSNVSPFLYWLTTLIFDLALFLIIIVIRVGIFKIIDHSNFLALNESLGIFALLIILYGISGLLFTWTTGYLSSSKEGSYTLLFIFNLICGVAMSIYYEMENFKLYEKWDPFYKFLYNVAGIVILFVPSLNFSLLFIKLMVIFNGNTICNNCPEDIKPKCLEIFKVKSYLEFPSEENPDGLMRGIVFLMIDILLYAVILILINMGYVRYCFDALKNSIFGTETTNTDDGDADVQQEFQKVQMLKKDASRGSRVALLVDGLRKNYMNWFKPFTAVSNVNFVVEPGECFGLLGVNGAGKSTTFKMLTGEILPTLGDSSIEGIKLSSYKMRYLSMAGYCPQTNCFIEVLTGREMLSMIAAMRGVTRSKNKRVVDTWIAIMGLEEFQNQNCGNYSGGNKRKLCTAMSLIGDPRVVFLDEPTSGVDPVSRRNLYDVMVRSKNAGQAVILTSHSMEECETLCDRITIMAAGVMKCIGTAQHLKKSYAQGFSALIKIRDNPDFDGQIFTLKADMLQTFSPEYCILKDEHKGLLYYQIKDTYLLWSTLFDKMEAIKQLHSALVEDYVLTETTLEEVFMSFAKGV; from the exons atgattttcacaaagtttAAATTATTGATGTGGAAAAATGTTCGTTTACGACGATACCATTGGATCGTTACGTTGATTGAACtgattttaccaattttgatcGCGTTTCTTCTCACTCAAGTCACTTCATCGCAGAACACCTCGAGTATTTCTAAGAAAAAAGCCACCATTCATTCGCCTGTTTCGAGAAAAGATTTTGTTGAGAAGACCAAGTCAATTACGTTGTATTATGCGCCTTCGAATCGTGCCACTGATGATTTCATGGATAAGATTAAGAGCAAATTCG AATCAATCGAGGGATTTGCCAACGAAGCTGAGCTGGAagctgcaataaaaaaaaatgatgagaaaatccTACTCTCtatggggatttttttcaaaaacatcgtaTCCAAAGACTCATTTCCAAATAAACTGAGTTACTCGTTACGAAATACAGACAAATGGGACACTGGAGACTTATATCCTGTAGTAGATAAGCCCGGACCTTCTTACGaaa gtttttattcgTACAGGTATTATTCCGCCGTTCAATTTGTTTTGAATGAGAACTTTATCAGAATGAAAACAAGAACTGAATTGCCTCAG CTGGAACTCGAATTGTTTCCATATCCGGAGTACACGTCGGATAAAAATCCAAGAGCGCTTATTTCTTTGGTCGTTGGTGTTTTTGTCATGCTTACCATCCTGATCCTATCAATTCCTCTGATAAACgatattattgaagaaaaagaCAGTGGTGTCAag gagttgatgaaaatatccGGACTGGACGAATGGATGATATGGTGTGGCTGGTTTGTGCACGCGATTATAATAAGTATAATATCATTTCCAATAGTGACGTGGATTTTAACTCATCCATTCAACGAACCCGGTTCCGAAGCTATGCATTTTGTGCAATATTCCGTTCTTTTGACGCTCATAATTCTTTATTGCatcgcgaatatttttttttgtttcacgtTTTCATCTGTTTTCCATaaag CTGGTATCGCATCTTCAGTATTTGTGATCTGTTTCGCGTTGCTTTTTACTGGAATTGGGTACTTGATAAGTGAGAAATCCAGTAATACGTTGCTGAAATTATTTACAATTACTCCTCTGGGAGCATTTATGTTGGGATTTCGTCATCTAGGGTATCACGAGGTGCAAG GTATCGAATTCACCTGGTCATCCCTCACCTTATCTGAAAACGACGACAGGGTTTCGTCATTATTTTGCATATTGATGCTGGTGTTCGATACATTTTTGTACATGTTTCTGACATTTTATATCACTAATGTCAATCCTGGAAAATTCGGTGCTCGTAAATCGCcgttatttttattcgaa tcactgTTTTCGTCTTGCTTGAATAGAAACAGTCGAGAAATCCCTCTGAATAATTCAGGCCACGCAAAGGACTCGGAtagccaattttttgaatcaccCCCTTCAACTCTGGAGACTGCCATAGAGATAAAAAACCTTCACAAACAGTTTGGTTCTGTGTACGCTGTGAATGGCGTGAATTTGAATGTCTACCATGGTGAAATGACCGCTCTTTTGGGACATAATGGTGCTGGAAAAACTACTACGATGTCTATAATGACTG GATTGACCTCGCCTAGTTCCGGATCAATATACTTCAAAAATATGgatatatttcaaaatatggaaTCTTTCAGAAGACATTTAGGAATGTGTCCTCAAGAAAACCGAACAATGCCTTACCTATCTGTAATGGatcatttgttattttttggacAA tTGAAAGGTGTTTCGCTGAAAGAAGCCAAGATTGAAGCAAATGAATATCTAAACATGATGGAAATGCAGTCGAAGAAGAATTCTCTGGCTAAAGAATTATCTGGTGGAATGAAGAGGAAATTGTGTTTATCCATTGCTTTGATGGGTAAAGCTCAa gTTCTGATTTTGGATGAGCCTACATCTGGGATGGACGTACAATCGAGAAGAAAATTATGGGATTTGCTATTG GAATTGCGAGGAAAACGTACGATAATTTTTACAACCCACTATATGGAAGAAGCCGATGCTCTTGGAGATCGTATTGCAATCATGAATCATGGACTGATCGTTTGTCACGGAACtccgatatttttgaaaaaagcttacg CTACCGGATACGAACTCACGATCACTAAAACCAGCCAGGAGTCGCTTAACATCAGTCAAATTGTTCAAAGTATTTTACCACAAGCCAGTCTAGAATTCGAGTCAGCGACAGAAGTCATCTATAAATTACCATTAACCGAAACGAGTAAATTTCCTGTACTGTTCAGAAATCTGGAATCTGGTATGGCGGAATTAGGCATCCAGCACATGGGACTTGCTGCAACTACCATGGAACAAGTATTTTTGAA agTCGGCGGTACTTCTGCTCATGATGCAAAATCTTCCACCAATCCAAGAGCTTCCTATTCTAACGGTTCTGGTGACTATA GATATTTAAAATATGAGGATGGAGTAACTCTGGCTTTACAACAAATAGCGCAgttattcaaaaagaaatttttatttacttcgCGAAATTTGTTCACTATACTGACTAGA ATCATTATACCCACCCTCATAGGAGTATACATGATAAACCTGCTTCCAAGTACCGAAGTCGATAATTCTCCAGAACCAGCTCTAGATCTATCGATGTCCACTTACGCTAATTCCATCGCCGTTCTCAGAAACAACGGAGATAATTCCAATTTGGATAAATACCTCTCGGAATATATCGCAGAAAAGGGAAGATCAGTCATCAACGCTGGAAATTCACCAATAGAGGATG AACTGCTACAGCGAGCTCGAGACCTCTACtcgtataataaaaattacatatccGCTTTCGAATTGAGTTCGACTGGAATGAAATTGCTGTTTAATCCGAAATTGATTCATTCGTTGCCAATTACCATAACTACGTTTTCGAATGCGCTGCTTCGAAGTATCACGAAAAATAATCTTTATCAGATCGAAACTTTCAATCATCCTGTACCTAAAGCGTTCGAAAGAGTTGGAGATCAC GGAATTTGCGGACCTGTcaatgaactaaaattactcgcATTCTATTTCCTGTGGTTTTCGGCTGCGGCATTTTATACCGTTGATTTAATGTCGTACTTCTCCACATTTGTGAACATGGAACGAATAGACGGTTTCTTTCATATACAAATGATGTCAAACGTTTCTCCGTTTTTATATTGGTTGACAACTTTGATATTCGATTTGGCTTTGTTTTTGATCATTATCGTTATCCGTGTTGGGATCTTCAAAATCATCGATCATTCCAACTTCCTCGCTTTAAACGAATCACTCG GGATATTTGCATTGTTGATAATACTGTATGGGATCAGTGGATTACTTTTTACCTGGACTACTGGTTATTTATCAAGCTCCAAAGAAGGATCGTAtactttattatttattttcaatttgatat GTGGTGTAGCAATGTCAATCTATTAcgagatggaaaatttcaaactttatgAGAAATGGGATCCATTCTACAAGTTCCTGTATAATGTTGCTggaattgtaattttattcgtaCCTTCGTTGAATTTCTCCCTATTGTTTATTAAACTAATGGTGATTTTTAACGGAAATACCATTTGCAATAATTGCCCAGAGGATATTAAACCAAAATGCTTAG aaattttcaaggtgaaaTCGTACCTGGAATTTCCATCTGAAGAGAATCCAGATGGTTTAATGCGAGGAATAGTGTTTTTGATGATTGATATCTTGCTGTATGCTGTTATATTGATCCTGATTAATATGGGTTACGTTCGATACTGCTTCGATGCTctgaagaattcaatttttggtactgAAACCACCAATACTGATGATGGTGATGCTGATGTGCAGCAAGAATTCCAAAAGgttcaaatgttgaagaaagaTGCATCGA GAGGAAGTAGAGTTGCTCTATTGGTCGATGGGTTACGCAAGAATTACATGAATTGGTTCAAACCTTTCACTGCtgtttcaaatgtgaattttgtcGTTGAACCAGGAGAATGTTTTGGTCTTCTGGGTGTAAATGGTGCTGGAAAGAGTACCACATTTAAAATGCTGACTGGTGAGATTTTGCCTACTTTGGGTGATTCATCCATCGAAGGAATCAAATTGAGTTCCTATAAAATGAGG TATTTGTCTATGGCTGGATATTGTCCTCAAACAAATTGCTTCATTGAAGTATTAACTGGCAGAGAAATGTTATCAATGATTGCTGCCATGAGAGGTGTCACAAGAAGTAAAAATAAGAGAGTTGTCGACACTTGGATTGCTATTATGG GCTTGGAAGAATTTCAGAACCAAAACTGTGGCAATTACAGTGGAGGAAACAAGAGGAAATTATGTACAGCGATGTCTTTGATTGGAGACCCCAGAGTGGTATTCTTGGATGAACCAACCAGTGGTGTAGATCCAGTATCTAGACGCAATTTATATGATGTCATGGTACGGAGTAAAAATGCAGGTCAAGCTGTGATCCTAACATCTCAtag TATGGAAGAATGTGAAACTTTATGTGATCGAATCACCATAATGGCGGCTGGTGTAATGAAATGTATTGGAACTGCTCAACACTTGAAGAAAAGTTATGCTCAAGGGTTCTCAGCATTGATCAAAATTAGAGACAATCCAGACTTTGACGGTCAGATTTTCACTCTGAAAGCGGATATGTTGCAAACATT
- the LOC135849523 gene encoding phospholipid-transporting ATPase ABCA1-like isoform X2, translated as MGIFFKNIVSKDSFPNKLSYSLRNTDKWDTGDLYPVVDKPGPSYESFYSYRYYSAVQFVLNENFIRMKTRTELPQLELELFPYPEYTSDKNPRALISLVVGVFVMLTILILSIPLINDIIEEKDSGVKELMKISGLDEWMIWCGWFVHAIIISIISFPIVTWILTHPFNEPGSEAMHFVQYSVLLTLIILYCIANIFFCFTFSSVFHKAGIASSVFVICFALLFTGIGYLISEKSSNTLLKLFTITPLGAFMLGFRHLGYHEVQGIEFTWSSLTLSENDDRVSSLFCILMLVFDTFLYMFLTFYITNVNPGKFGARKSPLFLFESLFSSCLNRNSREIPLNNSGHAKDSDSQFFESPPSTLETAIEIKNLHKQFGSVYAVNGVNLNVYHGEMTALLGHNGAGKTTTMSIMTGLTSPSSGSIYFKNMDIFQNMESFRRHLGMCPQENRTMPYLSVMDHLLFFGQLKGVSLKEAKIEANEYLNMMEMQSKKNSLAKELSGGMKRKLCLSIALMGKAQVLILDEPTSGMDVQSRRKLWDLLLELRGKRTIIFTTHYMEEADALGDRIAIMNHGLIVCHGTPIFLKKAYATGYELTITKTSQESLNISQIVQSILPQASLEFESATEVIYKLPLTETSKFPVLFRNLESGMAELGIQHMGLAATTMEQVFLKVGGTSAHDAKSSTNPRASYSNGSGDYRYLKYEDGVTLALQQIAQLFKKKFLFTSRNLFTILTRIIIPTLIGVYMINLLPSTEVDNSPEPALDLSMSTYANSIAVLRNNGDNSNLDKYLSEYIAEKGRSVINAGNSPIEDELLQRARDLYSYNKNYISAFELSSTGMKLLFNPKLIHSLPITITTFSNALLRSITKNNLYQIETFNHPVPKAFERVGDHGICGPVNELKLLAFYFLWFSAAAFYTVDLMSYFSTFVNMERIDGFFHIQMMSNVSPFLYWLTTLIFDLALFLIIIVIRVGIFKIIDHSNFLALNESLGIFALLIILYGISGLLFTWTTGYLSSSKEGSYTLLFIFNLICGVAMSIYYEMENFKLYEKWDPFYKFLYNVAGIVILFVPSLNFSLLFIKLMVIFNGNTICNNCPEDIKPKCLEIFKVKSYLEFPSEENPDGLMRGIVFLMIDILLYAVILILINMGYVRYCFDALKNSIFGTETTNTDDGDADVQQEFQKVQMLKKDASRGSRVALLVDGLRKNYMNWFKPFTAVSNVNFVVEPGECFGLLGVNGAGKSTTFKMLTGEILPTLGDSSIEGIKLSSYKMRYLSMAGYCPQTNCFIEVLTGREMLSMIAAMRGVTRSKNKRVVDTWIAIMGLEEFQNQNCGNYSGGNKRKLCTAMSLIGDPRVVFLDEPTSGVDPVSRRNLYDVMVRSKNAGQAVILTSHSMEECETLCDRITIMAAGVMKCIGTAQHLKKSYAQGFSALIKIRDNPDFDGQIFTLKADMLQTFSPEYCILKDEHKGLLYYQIKDTYLLWSTLFDKMEAIKQLHSALVEDYVLTETTLEEVFMSFAKGV; from the exons atggggatttttttcaaaaacatcgtaTCCAAAGACTCATTTCCAAATAAACTGAGTTACTCGTTACGAAATACAGACAAATGGGACACTGGAGACTTATATCCTGTAGTAGATAAGCCCGGACCTTCTTACGaaa gtttttattcgTACAGGTATTATTCCGCCGTTCAATTTGTTTTGAATGAGAACTTTATCAGAATGAAAACAAGAACTGAATTGCCTCAG CTGGAACTCGAATTGTTTCCATATCCGGAGTACACGTCGGATAAAAATCCAAGAGCGCTTATTTCTTTGGTCGTTGGTGTTTTTGTCATGCTTACCATCCTGATCCTATCAATTCCTCTGATAAACgatattattgaagaaaaagaCAGTGGTGTCAag gagttgatgaaaatatccGGACTGGACGAATGGATGATATGGTGTGGCTGGTTTGTGCACGCGATTATAATAAGTATAATATCATTTCCAATAGTGACGTGGATTTTAACTCATCCATTCAACGAACCCGGTTCCGAAGCTATGCATTTTGTGCAATATTCCGTTCTTTTGACGCTCATAATTCTTTATTGCatcgcgaatatttttttttgtttcacgtTTTCATCTGTTTTCCATaaag CTGGTATCGCATCTTCAGTATTTGTGATCTGTTTCGCGTTGCTTTTTACTGGAATTGGGTACTTGATAAGTGAGAAATCCAGTAATACGTTGCTGAAATTATTTACAATTACTCCTCTGGGAGCATTTATGTTGGGATTTCGTCATCTAGGGTATCACGAGGTGCAAG GTATCGAATTCACCTGGTCATCCCTCACCTTATCTGAAAACGACGACAGGGTTTCGTCATTATTTTGCATATTGATGCTGGTGTTCGATACATTTTTGTACATGTTTCTGACATTTTATATCACTAATGTCAATCCTGGAAAATTCGGTGCTCGTAAATCGCcgttatttttattcgaa tcactgTTTTCGTCTTGCTTGAATAGAAACAGTCGAGAAATCCCTCTGAATAATTCAGGCCACGCAAAGGACTCGGAtagccaattttttgaatcaccCCCTTCAACTCTGGAGACTGCCATAGAGATAAAAAACCTTCACAAACAGTTTGGTTCTGTGTACGCTGTGAATGGCGTGAATTTGAATGTCTACCATGGTGAAATGACCGCTCTTTTGGGACATAATGGTGCTGGAAAAACTACTACGATGTCTATAATGACTG GATTGACCTCGCCTAGTTCCGGATCAATATACTTCAAAAATATGgatatatttcaaaatatggaaTCTTTCAGAAGACATTTAGGAATGTGTCCTCAAGAAAACCGAACAATGCCTTACCTATCTGTAATGGatcatttgttattttttggacAA tTGAAAGGTGTTTCGCTGAAAGAAGCCAAGATTGAAGCAAATGAATATCTAAACATGATGGAAATGCAGTCGAAGAAGAATTCTCTGGCTAAAGAATTATCTGGTGGAATGAAGAGGAAATTGTGTTTATCCATTGCTTTGATGGGTAAAGCTCAa gTTCTGATTTTGGATGAGCCTACATCTGGGATGGACGTACAATCGAGAAGAAAATTATGGGATTTGCTATTG GAATTGCGAGGAAAACGTACGATAATTTTTACAACCCACTATATGGAAGAAGCCGATGCTCTTGGAGATCGTATTGCAATCATGAATCATGGACTGATCGTTTGTCACGGAACtccgatatttttgaaaaaagcttacg CTACCGGATACGAACTCACGATCACTAAAACCAGCCAGGAGTCGCTTAACATCAGTCAAATTGTTCAAAGTATTTTACCACAAGCCAGTCTAGAATTCGAGTCAGCGACAGAAGTCATCTATAAATTACCATTAACCGAAACGAGTAAATTTCCTGTACTGTTCAGAAATCTGGAATCTGGTATGGCGGAATTAGGCATCCAGCACATGGGACTTGCTGCAACTACCATGGAACAAGTATTTTTGAA agTCGGCGGTACTTCTGCTCATGATGCAAAATCTTCCACCAATCCAAGAGCTTCCTATTCTAACGGTTCTGGTGACTATA GATATTTAAAATATGAGGATGGAGTAACTCTGGCTTTACAACAAATAGCGCAgttattcaaaaagaaatttttatttacttcgCGAAATTTGTTCACTATACTGACTAGA ATCATTATACCCACCCTCATAGGAGTATACATGATAAACCTGCTTCCAAGTACCGAAGTCGATAATTCTCCAGAACCAGCTCTAGATCTATCGATGTCCACTTACGCTAATTCCATCGCCGTTCTCAGAAACAACGGAGATAATTCCAATTTGGATAAATACCTCTCGGAATATATCGCAGAAAAGGGAAGATCAGTCATCAACGCTGGAAATTCACCAATAGAGGATG AACTGCTACAGCGAGCTCGAGACCTCTACtcgtataataaaaattacatatccGCTTTCGAATTGAGTTCGACTGGAATGAAATTGCTGTTTAATCCGAAATTGATTCATTCGTTGCCAATTACCATAACTACGTTTTCGAATGCGCTGCTTCGAAGTATCACGAAAAATAATCTTTATCAGATCGAAACTTTCAATCATCCTGTACCTAAAGCGTTCGAAAGAGTTGGAGATCAC GGAATTTGCGGACCTGTcaatgaactaaaattactcgcATTCTATTTCCTGTGGTTTTCGGCTGCGGCATTTTATACCGTTGATTTAATGTCGTACTTCTCCACATTTGTGAACATGGAACGAATAGACGGTTTCTTTCATATACAAATGATGTCAAACGTTTCTCCGTTTTTATATTGGTTGACAACTTTGATATTCGATTTGGCTTTGTTTTTGATCATTATCGTTATCCGTGTTGGGATCTTCAAAATCATCGATCATTCCAACTTCCTCGCTTTAAACGAATCACTCG GGATATTTGCATTGTTGATAATACTGTATGGGATCAGTGGATTACTTTTTACCTGGACTACTGGTTATTTATCAAGCTCCAAAGAAGGATCGTAtactttattatttattttcaatttgatat GTGGTGTAGCAATGTCAATCTATTAcgagatggaaaatttcaaactttatgAGAAATGGGATCCATTCTACAAGTTCCTGTATAATGTTGCTggaattgtaattttattcgtaCCTTCGTTGAATTTCTCCCTATTGTTTATTAAACTAATGGTGATTTTTAACGGAAATACCATTTGCAATAATTGCCCAGAGGATATTAAACCAAAATGCTTAG aaattttcaaggtgaaaTCGTACCTGGAATTTCCATCTGAAGAGAATCCAGATGGTTTAATGCGAGGAATAGTGTTTTTGATGATTGATATCTTGCTGTATGCTGTTATATTGATCCTGATTAATATGGGTTACGTTCGATACTGCTTCGATGCTctgaagaattcaatttttggtactgAAACCACCAATACTGATGATGGTGATGCTGATGTGCAGCAAGAATTCCAAAAGgttcaaatgttgaagaaagaTGCATCGA GAGGAAGTAGAGTTGCTCTATTGGTCGATGGGTTACGCAAGAATTACATGAATTGGTTCAAACCTTTCACTGCtgtttcaaatgtgaattttgtcGTTGAACCAGGAGAATGTTTTGGTCTTCTGGGTGTAAATGGTGCTGGAAAGAGTACCACATTTAAAATGCTGACTGGTGAGATTTTGCCTACTTTGGGTGATTCATCCATCGAAGGAATCAAATTGAGTTCCTATAAAATGAGG TATTTGTCTATGGCTGGATATTGTCCTCAAACAAATTGCTTCATTGAAGTATTAACTGGCAGAGAAATGTTATCAATGATTGCTGCCATGAGAGGTGTCACAAGAAGTAAAAATAAGAGAGTTGTCGACACTTGGATTGCTATTATGG GCTTGGAAGAATTTCAGAACCAAAACTGTGGCAATTACAGTGGAGGAAACAAGAGGAAATTATGTACAGCGATGTCTTTGATTGGAGACCCCAGAGTGGTATTCTTGGATGAACCAACCAGTGGTGTAGATCCAGTATCTAGACGCAATTTATATGATGTCATGGTACGGAGTAAAAATGCAGGTCAAGCTGTGATCCTAACATCTCAtag TATGGAAGAATGTGAAACTTTATGTGATCGAATCACCATAATGGCGGCTGGTGTAATGAAATGTATTGGAACTGCTCAACACTTGAAGAAAAGTTATGCTCAAGGGTTCTCAGCATTGATCAAAATTAGAGACAATCCAGACTTTGACGGTCAGATTTTCACTCTGAAAGCGGATATGTTGCAAACATT